From one Paramormyrops kingsleyae isolate MSU_618 chromosome 1, PKINGS_0.4, whole genome shotgun sequence genomic stretch:
- the dnajb9a gene encoding dnaJ homolog subfamily B member 9a → MATAPSALKFAVCVLMITEFILAKKDYYEILGVPKDASERQIKKAFHKLAMKYHPDKNKSPNAEARFREIAEAYETLSDDKRRREYDQVGHGSFANEDTGSRSHRQNFHQPFNFNFDDIFKDFDIFNQNRHAHHQKHFESHFRAHQEALNRHKRPFQGGFGGGVFDDMFDDMEKMFTFEGFDSTHRHTAGTEDKFQSSRQHCRTVTQRRGNMVTTYTDCSGS, encoded by the exons ATGGCTACCGCGCCCTCAGCACTGAAGTTTGCTGTCTGCGTCCTGATGATAACCGAATTCATATTGGCCAAAAAGGACTACTATGAGATTCTGGGTGTTCCGAAGGATGCAAGTGAGCGGCAGATTAAGAAGGCCTTTCATAAGCTGGCAATGAAGTACCACCCTGACAAGAACAAGAGTCCTAATGCTGAAGCCAGGTTCAGGGAGATTGCGGAAG CGTATGAAACATTATCAGATGATAAGCGCAGACGGGAGTATGATCAGGTTGGACATGGCTCCTTCGCCAACGAGGACACGGGCAGCAGAAGCCACAGGCAGAACTTCCACCAGCCATTCAACTTCAACTTTGATGACATTTTCAAAGACTTTGACATTTTCAACCAGAACAGGCACGCCCACCACCAGAAGCACTTTGAGAGCCATTTCCGGGCTCACCAGGAAGCTCTCAACCGCCACAAGAGGCCCTTCCAGGGGGGCTTTGGTGGGGGGGTTTTCGACGACATGTTTGACGACATGGAGAAGATGTTCACCTTTGAGGGCTTTGAcagcacacacaggcacactgcCGGAACCGAGGACAAGTTTCAGAGCTCCAGACAGCACTGCCGGACCGTGACACAACGTAGGGGCAACATGGTGACCACCTACACCGACTGCTCTGGATCCTGA